TGCATAACCATTAACAAAAAATCTAATCTGATGGTGAACATGTTAGCTCTATTCCCTTGGTGATGTGCAAGATGATATGTTGCTCATGGAGTTAAATTGTGAAAACAAGATATCTGGAATGGGTTTCGTGCTTGCTTTGTGTTGTTTCATACCTAGTGGCAAATGAAATTCCACTGCAAACATTGTGTCCTGGGTTGAATTTCACCAAAGTGAGGATTTACCTTTGTGTTATCACAAGCAAAAGTTTCACCATTGATCTTTGGACATGCTTGTACATCATCTCTCTTAATTAGGGTTTGTTCTTTATGACATGCAGAAGTTCAAACACATAATGAGGGAATTACAAGGGGCTATACTTGTTGGTTCCGTTTTCCAAATAATCTTGGGATACACTGGTCTTATGTCACTGCTTCTGAGGTATGTGGAGAAGTCTTCATGCAATATTTCCCTCTATGACACTGAGTATATTTACGTCTGATTGTGGTATTACAGATTGATAAACCCAGTCGTTGTGGCACCAACTATTGCTGCAGTGGGTTTGGCTTTTTTCAGTTATGGTTTCCCTCAGGCTGGTAGTTGTGTAGAAATCAGCATGCCCCTCATTGTATTGCTTCTTCTGTGCACCCTGGTATGCCTGCAacattctctttcttttcaacAAGTGACCATACACATTAtcctattttattttctctgcTTCTGCAATTTAATGCTTGTGGTGCTATCGTTGCCACCGCAGGTGTTTGTTCTTTAACTTGTATCGCTCCCAATACCATACTGATCACTACCCTTCTGCATTGCAGTACCTGAGAAAAGTATCCCTATTTGGAAACCGTATCTTCCTCATTTATGCGGTACTTCTCTAACTCTTTGTTCCTATAGGTTCATTGTTTTGTAGATAGTTTACGAGCATATTATGTTTTACATGAACCACACTGAATCAATGTTTTGCTGCCGACTAACTGCACTGGAACCATTTGTCTTATCAGGTGCCCCTCAGTGTTGGAATTACATGGGCATATGCATTCTTCCTAACTGCTGGTGGAGCATATAACTTCAAGGGCTGCAGTTCAAATATACCCAGTTCAAACATATTATTGGATTCATGCAGAAGACATGCTCAAGTTATGAAGCGTTGTCGAACTGATGTTTCTAGTGCCTGGAGAACTGCTGACTGGGTGCGGGTTCCCTATCCATTCCAATGGGGTCCTCCTACATTTCATTTCAAGACAGCTATCATTATGATGATAATTTCATTAGTTGCGTCAGTTGATTCGGTAAGTAGTTTCCATCAGCGGCCTAACAGAGTAGCTCCGCTTAATGTTAAGTAAATATCTATAAACATATCTCAGATAATTAGTGAACCAATATTCACTGGTACATATGCAGCTTTCATCGTATCATGCTGCTTCTTTGGTGGTCAATTTAAGCCCTCCAACACGTGGAGTTGTTAGCAGAGGGATTGGCCTTGAGGGGATTTCTTCTTTCATCGCTGGACTATGGGGTACAGGAACTGGTTCGACGACATTAACAGAGAACATACATACCCTTGACATAACCAAAATGGCCAGCAGAAGAGCTTTGCAGCTTGGGGCAGCCTTGTTGGTCATCTTTTCGTTTTTTGGTATGGTCTAACATTTGTTCATGGTCATTTTGACATTCATTTGTTGTAGGTTGCTTACATCTGAATTCCTTGGCTGCAGGGAAAATTGGAGCTCTACTTGCTTCCATCCCTGTCGCTTTGGCCGCCTCTGTTCTTTGCTTCACGTGGGCACTTATTGTTGCACTTGGCCTTTCCACGCTGCGATACACCGAAGCCGCAAGCTCAAGAAACATGATAATTGTTGGGTTTTCCCTCTTCATCTCCCTGTCCATTCCGGCATATTTTCAGCAGTATGAACCTAGCTCCAATTTCATTCTACCGGGTTATCTTCTTCCATATGCTGCAGCGTCAACTGGACCGGTTCGCACTGCCAGCGAAGGGGTAAGATTTTTCGCTCTGAACCAAATGGCAATTGTGGAGAAACTATCTGCTCCGAAACTTGAAACGCCTAATCCTTGGATTGTTCTGCAGCTAAATTATGCAGTGAATGCTCTTCTATCTATCAACGTGGTGGTGGCTCTCGTTGTCGCAATGATCCTGGACAACACGGTGACAGGGAGCAAGCAAGAACGAGGGGTGTACATCTGGTCAGATCCCAACTCCCTGGAGATGGATCCCACATCTTTGGATCCGTACCGATTGCCCAAGAAGATCTCGTGCTGGTTCGGATGGGCAAAATGTGTTGGCATCTAATATAACACTGGCTAGAGTAGATCTGCTGGAAGGTGGTGAAGATTCTATTCATTCTATTGCAAAAATGTTGTAGGACTTGTTATATGGCTCTCCTGCTGCAGTCGTTGGCTCGGCTCTGAGGATGCGTCCGAGCTCACATGTAAATTTTAACAGTTATTTAGGGGCAGTAAAATATGTATTTACAAGTATGTAGAAATGAAGGTTCTATATGCGATCCACCTCCTGCGGAAAGTTGTAAATGTGATCTTCCAAATGATCGCTCCTATTATTTACCAACCAGGGCGAAAATAGATAATGAGCATGAGGTAACAATTTCATGTTGATGCGAATCAACCCATATGCTCCCATCTTTAATAGGATTCCCGCTAAAAGCAAACACGTGCTTCCCCATGGGTATCTGTATGGAGGGGTATAATCGGCAAAATAAGGAAGCCAAAATATAAAAGTATTTCCAAGGTTGCAGGGTATGATTGATTTAATTAATCTTTCCAAATCTAATCCCAGTTCGTTGGAACCGTACATATGACGTTTCTCATTCTTACTGATTGTGAGCGATCCTAATCCGTAGCTAAAACGCAACACGCAAACATTCGCTGCAATCTGGCATAATGCAGTTCATATGAAGGGTAAAAGGAGAAGCATGCGGATGTGCCAAGTAGTGAAAGTATATAAAGCCTAGTTCACTTTCAACACAATTTGCAAGGTACATGCAAAATCAAACACAATAAATCTCCCTCCATACGGAACAGACTCCTCTACATGGAACACGCTTGTGCAGTTTACAGTAAACTTGTATAGCTAGGGTACAACAatgttttgacttttgacgATAGTTCTCTTTAGTTGTTCGACGAGGCTGGCTTACTGCTTGAGCATCCCTTCCGGTTGCACGCTGTGCGGAAGGGGTAGTTCAGGTTATTGCACTCAGGACAGGTCCAGCTCCCTTCTGGAGCATCCTTGTCCTTCTGAGTTGAGCTTGAGTTAGCTccctgcaggaggaggaaggccaGGAGGAAGGACAAGTTAATGTCTGCTCATGTTAAGATATTCAAGAAAAGAACTAGGAAAAGGAGAATGCACAATAATTCAAAAGCACAAACAAAGTTGCCCAAATTTATTAGTAACCTGCGGTGATGCTAACCATCATGGAAATTCAGTGAGATgattttggaagaaaaaaacgtaaaaaaatataactagGGCCTTCATGTCTTGATAATGCATGGAAAAAGGAATGTAACAATATTCTGttaaaaattcagaaaagagAGTTTAGTGGGATGATTTTGGGGAACACTAAAAAAATGTAACTAGGCCTGTAATTATACGCatggaaaaaagaataaaaaatttagtactccctccgttccacaattcttgtctcaaatttgccaatatatggatgtatctattcctataaagcgtctagatacatgtaatattccgacaagaattatggaacggaggtagtagctTTTAAAATTCAGGGAAGGAAGTACTGTGGTTACAGGAGTTGGTCTTGGAGCTCCACATTTCTTCATGTTACAAGTGTTTCTGAAGGCAAAATTGATATTTTCACACTTGGGGCACTTCCAGTCACCCTCAGACATTCCATCTGGGCCTATAAGTGAGAACTTCCATAAGAAACTAGAGACCAGCAAATCAACAGACAAGTATATTATGATATTGAATGGAcggaaaaaatatatgttaTTACGAGTAGGCAAAGTGGTAAGTGAGCTGCAGCAAATTCATGACGAACTATTAGTTTTGGACTTTTGGCAAAACTTCACATTTTTCATCACAGTATCCTGTGAAAATTACTGCTCTGCCAATGGTGTCATCCTTATAGAATATTTACTAAACAGCTACCAAGCAAAAGGTGAAGGCAATTAATAACCAAAAACTAGAATATCACTTCATGTTTACATAAAACAACTTAATAAGAAGCTAGACAAATTATTTGGCTTGTTAACTCTCAGATGAAACCATTAccttgtttaaaaaaatttgcatCGCTTATATCAGACAAAGTTAAGCAATGGCATAGGAAAAATTATAGAAGTGGTAA
This is a stretch of genomic DNA from Brachypodium distachyon strain Bd21 chromosome 1, Brachypodium_distachyon_v3.0, whole genome shotgun sequence. It encodes these proteins:
- the LOC100843538 gene encoding nucleobase-ascorbate transporter 11, which translates into the protein MPSSRRTTGRGGGGAAPAAAGGGEEGGVRVPPFAGNNNDHNPRDLRSWARRTGFHPSAFFSGESAVSNSSTPTAHPPPPPHAPPASSRRPPRPPETEQDPAPPLDLERGRGGPRPRRRIDLRGELEIPAVADEVSAEPEAARRGRGDGRKRNGVERPPGGERREALNAARSAPGVAQADAGAGKTAEEAAEAKRKAEEAEARKKKEDEERDAELAAYYQEQWANEEEGAGEGAADGETAPLHRAPGLRCGVTENPGWGLLVFYGIQHYLSIAGSLVFIPLILVPTMGGSDEDTATVISTMLLVSGLTTILHTFLGSRLPLIQGSSFVYLAPALVIANSEEFRNLSENKFKHIMRELQGAILVGSVFQIILGYTGLMSLLLRLINPVVVAPTIAAVGLAFFSYGFPQAGSCVEISMPLIVLLLLCTLYLRKVSLFGNRIFLIYAVPLSVGITWAYAFFLTAGGAYNFKGCSSNIPSSNILLDSCRRHAQVMKRCRTDVSSAWRTADWVRVPYPFQWGPPTFHFKTAIIMMIISLVASVDSLSSYHAASLVVNLSPPTRGVVSRGIGLEGISSFIAGLWGTGTGSTTLTENIHTLDITKMASRRALQLGAALLVIFSFFGKIGALLASIPVALAASVLCFTWALIVALGLSTLRYTEAASSRNMIIVGFSLFISLSIPAYFQQYEPSSNFILPGYLLPYAAASTGPVRTASEGLNYAVNALLSINVVVALVVAMILDNTVTGSKQERGVYIWSDPNSLEMDPTSLDPYRLPKKISCWFGWAKCVGI